Proteins encoded by one window of Geobacter sp. DSM 9736:
- a CDS encoding NADP-dependent oxidoreductase has translation MKAMVIDRYGGADELRLRDVPVPEMGETDVLIEVRAASVNPVDWKIREGYLKEMIPHRFPLILGWDAAGVVAAAGPRAGRFTVGDHVFACTDIRRNGCYAEYVSVDENLVSMKPHNLSFEEAASVPLAGQTAWQALMEHAAVAEGQRVLIHAGSGGVGSLAIQIAKSRGAYVVATCSTLHLSFVRELGADQVIDYTRSDFTETLSDFDVVLDSVGGETHRKSFQVLKPKGVLVSIVEHPDDELAQKTGVRAEYMFMQPEGKRLARLGQMLSDRVIRPMVTKTYPLNEVRKAHELSSSRHAEGKLVLQIRNHVT, from the coding sequence ATGAAGGCGATGGTGATCGACCGGTACGGAGGGGCCGACGAGCTGCGCCTCCGTGACGTGCCTGTTCCGGAGATGGGGGAAACGGACGTGCTGATCGAGGTTCGTGCCGCTTCAGTGAACCCCGTGGACTGGAAGATCCGGGAAGGCTACCTCAAGGAAATGATACCGCACCGATTCCCGCTCATTCTCGGATGGGATGCCGCCGGAGTGGTCGCCGCCGCAGGTCCGCGTGCGGGCCGGTTTACCGTTGGAGACCATGTCTTCGCCTGCACGGATATCCGCCGCAACGGCTGCTACGCAGAGTATGTTTCCGTCGACGAAAACCTCGTCTCGATGAAGCCGCACAACCTTAGTTTCGAGGAGGCGGCATCGGTGCCGCTGGCAGGCCAGACTGCGTGGCAGGCCCTTATGGAGCATGCCGCAGTCGCAGAAGGCCAGCGGGTGCTCATCCATGCCGGGTCGGGGGGCGTCGGCAGCCTGGCGATCCAGATTGCGAAAAGTCGCGGCGCATACGTAGTCGCAACCTGCAGCACCCTCCACCTGAGCTTTGTACGTGAGCTCGGCGCCGATCAGGTAATCGATTACACCAGATCCGATTTCACGGAAACCTTGAGCGATTTCGACGTAGTCCTCGATTCGGTAGGAGGAGAGACCCACCGCAAAAGCTTTCAGGTACTCAAACCGAAGGGGGTGCTCGTCTCTATCGTGGAGCATCCCGATGATGAACTGGCCCAGAAGACAGGGGTAAGGGCCGAATACATGTTCATGCAGCCGGAGGGAAAGCGGCTGGCAAGGTTAGGTCAGATGTTGTCGGACCGGGTGATTCGTCCCATGGTGACCAAGACCTACCCCCTCAACGAAGTTAGGAAGGCGCATGAGCTCAGCTCATCCCGGCATGCGGAGGGAAAGCTCGTTTTGCAGATAAGGAATCATGTGACCTGA
- a CDS encoding methyl-accepting chemotaxis protein, translating to MARNLRLGSTIIRSSLLVGLVSALFGTGLSLMSGPDVPPAVLAALVIDICAIGLVLWLHTRRRLVHRVKELAAAMDRGAEGDLTVKVLSTSHDELGMLNDNFNTMMERLLGMAARVNGSIGELRQIAGNIREVSRRGVNASQLQSEGVQQTFTAVQEINQSVNEVAQAVDGLSRSAGENASSILQMSASIEEVIVHVETLSAAVEEVSASIIEMAEAEKEIGRNVNSLMEEATSTAARVAQMDASIMQVGKNAMAAADITQTVRTDAESGQETVMETIFGMSEIGRSSRITFDAIDNLSGRVSNIGKILLVIDELAEQTNLLALNASIIAAQAGEHGKGFAVVADEIKGLAKRTTNSTREITGIIKGVQEETQRAVEAIAQSEKRIAEGEKLSQRSGEALAKIVSGVVQATTQVTEIAATTVEQTKGSQEMHLAMERVAEMVKQIARSTREQERGGELIMSAAERMKELTSQVRRSTQEQSAAGTSIVHATEDITMMIGNIGQACEQQMESSQRIVKAVEDFRGTTETSQDVTRVMNGAVSGLARQIDLLQKEMAGFRLAKGEVPELDAPG from the coding sequence ATGGCTAGAAACCTGCGGCTCGGCTCCACAATCATCCGTTCTTCCCTTCTCGTCGGCCTCGTAAGCGCCCTGTTCGGCACCGGACTATCACTGATGTCCGGACCCGACGTCCCGCCCGCGGTCCTGGCGGCGCTGGTAATAGACATCTGTGCGATCGGGCTGGTACTCTGGCTCCACACCAGGCGTCGGCTCGTACACCGGGTCAAGGAGCTGGCAGCCGCCATGGACAGGGGGGCTGAGGGGGATCTGACGGTTAAGGTCTTATCAACCTCCCATGATGAGCTGGGGATGCTCAACGACAACTTCAACACGATGATGGAGCGCCTCCTGGGAATGGCGGCCCGGGTGAACGGCTCCATCGGAGAGTTGCGCCAGATCGCGGGAAACATTCGCGAGGTTTCCCGCCGGGGAGTCAACGCCTCACAACTTCAATCGGAAGGGGTTCAACAGACTTTCACAGCGGTGCAGGAGATCAACCAGTCGGTGAACGAGGTGGCTCAGGCGGTGGACGGACTTTCGCGCTCCGCCGGGGAGAATGCGTCCTCAATCCTGCAGATGTCGGCGAGCATCGAGGAGGTGATCGTTCACGTCGAGACACTCTCTGCCGCTGTGGAGGAAGTGAGCGCCTCGATCATCGAGATGGCGGAAGCGGAAAAGGAGATCGGCCGCAACGTCAACAGCCTTATGGAGGAAGCGACCTCCACGGCCGCCAGGGTGGCCCAGATGGACGCCTCCATAATGCAGGTAGGCAAGAACGCCATGGCTGCGGCCGACATCACCCAGACAGTGCGTACCGATGCGGAGAGCGGACAGGAGACGGTGATGGAGACCATCTTCGGTATGAGCGAGATCGGCCGTTCCTCACGCATCACTTTCGACGCCATCGACAACCTTTCGGGACGCGTCTCAAACATCGGGAAGATACTCCTCGTCATCGATGAGCTGGCCGAGCAGACCAATCTCCTCGCCCTCAACGCCTCCATCATTGCAGCCCAGGCTGGAGAGCACGGCAAGGGTTTCGCGGTGGTGGCCGACGAGATCAAGGGGCTCGCCAAGCGTACAACCAACTCGACCCGTGAGATCACCGGGATAATCAAGGGGGTGCAGGAGGAGACCCAGCGGGCGGTCGAGGCCATTGCACAGTCGGAGAAACGGATTGCCGAAGGTGAGAAGCTTTCCCAGCGGTCGGGGGAAGCGCTTGCCAAGATCGTGAGCGGGGTGGTGCAGGCAACCACGCAGGTCACCGAAATTGCGGCAACCACTGTCGAGCAGACGAAGGGGAGTCAGGAGATGCACCTGGCCATGGAGCGGGTTGCGGAGATGGTAAAGCAGATCGCTCGTTCGACACGTGAACAGGAGCGCGGGGGGGAGCTGATCATGAGTGCCGCCGAGAGGATGAAAGAGCTCACGAGCCAGGTCCGGCGGTCCACCCAGGAACAGAGTGCCGCCGGCACTTCCATCGTCCACGCCACCGAAGACATAACCATGATGATCGGCAATATCGGACAGGCGTGCGAGCAGCAGATGGAGAGCAGCCAGCGGATCGTGAAGGCGGTTGAGGATTTCCGGGGAACGACGGAGACCAGCCAGGATGTGACCCGTGTCATGAACGGGGCCGTCTCCGGCCTTGCGCGCCAGATCGATCTGCTGCAAAAGGAAATGGCTGGTTTCAGGCTGGCGAAGGGGGAGGTGCCAGAATTAGACGCACCGGGTTAA